A stretch of Salvelinus namaycush isolate Seneca chromosome 42, SaNama_1.0, whole genome shotgun sequence DNA encodes these proteins:
- the LOC120034895 gene encoding DNA repair protein complementing XP-A cells homolog produces MDLLELPTRMNDHAASPPSEPKAKNCDLSPAMRAKIERNRQRAVMLRQARLANRPSAGEGGGTSDKVAKTVDSGGGFFIDEEEKQRTKKVVHQPAPVIKADYLVCDDCEKSFMDSYLSNGFDLAVCDNCRDYEVKHKLISRTEAKQLYLLKDCDLDQREPVLRFVLRKNPHNPHWGDIKLYLRLQVEKRSLEVWGSEEALEEAKEAREENREVQKQKRFNKKVKELRCAVRRSMWTKGTSAHQHEYGPEEQVDEEEDLYRKVCNTCGHELTYEKM; encoded by the exons ATGGATCTGTTGGAGCTCCCCACGCGGATGAATGATCATGCTGCTTCTCCCCCTTCGGAGCCCAAAGCCAAGAACTGCGATCTGTCCCCCGCTATGAGAGCCAAGATCGAACGGAACAGACAGCGGGCTGTGATGCTGAGGCAAGCCCGCCTGGCCAACAGACCATCGGCTGGAGAGGGGGGTGGAACCTCGGACAAAGTCGCCAAGACAGTCGACTCTGGGGGAGGGTTCTTCATTGATGAAGAGGAGAAGCAAAGGACCAAGAAAGTGGTGCATCAACCAG CCCCTGTGATAAAGGCAGACTATCTGGTGTGTGATGACTGTGAGAAGTCGTTTATGGATTCCTACCTTAGCAACGGCTTCGATCTGGCAGTCTGTGACAACTGCAG AGACTACGAGGTTAAACACAAGCTGATATCCCGTACGGAGGCTAAGCAGCTCTACCTACTGAAGGACTGTGACCTGGACCAGAGGGAGCCAGTGCTGAGGTTTGTCCTGAGGAAGAACCCACACAACCCTCACTGGGGAGACATCAAACTCTACCTCAGGCTGCAG GTGGAGAAGCGCTCCTTAGAGGTGTGGGGCTCTGAGGAGGCCCtggaggaggccaaggaagcaagagaggagaacagggagGTGCAGAAGCAGAAGCGCTTCAACAAAAAGGTTAAAG AGCTGCGTTGTGCGGTGAGGAGAAGCATGTGGACCAAGGGAACCAGTGCTCACCAGCACGAGTACGGCCCTGAGGAACAAgtggatgaagaggaggatcTCTACAGGAAGGTCTGTAACACATGTGGACACGAACTGACCTATGAGAAGATGTAG
- the LOC120035018 gene encoding Krueppel-like factor luna — MSSRLAFQTQLASIMEVLANAAVAEICKLVDDDYAVVSLQMSQCQRENKGLKRKLNLLELKMARGYAERRLRESAMNSRPNSRVHINTNEKFRGSSSSTGGVYDIQLDHLGMWSGGPGASNDHNSSQMHPNPIRDKSPDLQLVEPESLLVKEERMEDPLGDAEADDVPLIGEDGVVECGPRGGSNRTGPGDSTYHPPTSAHGPEQLSQPQHPEQQQGPRNRHRVESAAVEDRDPDILLIKVENLDPRGGGLSIQEGPEESSRDDYRGGALPLEATHHNSPPDHTHHHPGPTRHHTTEPAAPESTPSTLRLGQNLGSITATGGPDMTAECTGESSSQKGIGTTSPAVSLGNKANMPKGASDNTPPSQTTQQLSKQRAANTLGSEYSMFELETFFTRWAPDTPASTSPSGGPSCSYTDNTTDNDPDCLIVDPEPQPQLLSATVRPTGEGVPFSGHQGVQTATLGVGGGIQGHPTWSRAAILRASQQAHQRQLQRRLRAQQLQQTHPENPTTSTTNTSTGMSSQSLHSLVGLPPGRGATAKGFAHIEVNLAGQQAAQLAQQHCDAAGRRKSYVCRACGKAFTGQSNLEAHQRVHTGEKPFRCATCGKMFSEAGNLKKHQRVHTGEKPFACSHCGKCFAWICNLKTHQQSVCGDGGEGV; from the exons ATGTCGAGTCGCCTTGCGTTCCAGACACAGCTAGCTTCCATTATGGAGGTATTGGCCAATGCAGCCGTGGCAGAAATCTGCAAACTGGTAGACGACGACTATGCGGTTGTAAGTTTGCAAATGTCACAATGCCAAAGGGAGAACAAAGGTTTGAAGCGAAAGCTGAATCTTCTCGAGCTGAAGATGGCCCGTGGTTACGCCGAACGAAGGCTACGGGAAAGCGCAATGAACAGCCGTCCCAACAGCAGAGTTCATATCAACACCAATGAGAAATTCAGAGGGTCGTCTTCATCAACTG GTGGTGTCTACGACATACAACTAGATCACCTGGGGATGTGGTCAGGAGGCCCTGGAGCCAGTAATGATCACAACAGTTCCCAGATGCATCCCAACCCCATCCGAGACAAG TCGCCAGATCTGCAGCTTGTGGAACCTGAGTCTCTGTTGGTcaaagaggagaggatggaggatcCCCTTGGAGACGCAGAGGCAGACGACGTACCACTGATCGGAGAGGACG GAGTGGTGGAGTGTGGACCTCGTGGAGGCAGCAATAGAACCGGCCCTGGGGACTCCACATACCATCCACCCACTTCAGCCCATGGCCCAGAGCAGCTCAGCCAGCCTCAGCACCCCGAGCAGCAGCAGGGCCCCAGGAACAGGCACCGTGTGGAG TCTGCAGCGGTGGAGGACAGAGACCCTGACATCCTGCTGATCAAGGTGGAGAATCTGGACCCACGGGGTGGAGGACTCAGCATCCAGGAGG GGCCGGAGGAGTCCAGCAGAGACGACTACAGAGGAGGAGCATTACCCCTGGAGGCCACCCACCACAACTCACCCCCAGACCACACCCACCACCACCCCGGGCCGACCAGGCACCACACCACGGAG CCTGCAGCTCCTGAATCAACTCCATCAACACTAAGACTGGGACAGAACCTGGGAAGTATCACAGCAACAGGAGGACCTGACATGACAGCAGAGT GTACTGGAGAGTCCTCCTCACAAAAAGGTATTGGAACCACTAGTCCCGCAGTGAGCCTAGGTAATAAAGCCAATATGCCCAAGGGAGCATCAGACAACACACCTCCATCCCAGACCACACAGCAGCTCAGCAAGCAGAGAGCAGCCAACACGCTAGGCTCTGAGTACTCAATGTTTGAGCTGGAGACCTTCTTCACGCGCTGGGCCCCAGACACACCGGCATCAACATCGCCCTCCGGTGGTCCCTCGTGCTCCTACACCGACAACACTACGGACAATGATCCAGACTGCCTCATAGTCGACCCAGAGCCTCAGCCCCAGCTCCTCTCAGCGACTGTCAGGCCCACAGGGGAGGGTGTGCCTTTCTCTGGGCATCAGGGAGTACAAACAGCCACTCTGGGTGTGGGTGGGGGCATCCAGGGGCATCCCACATGGAGCAGGGCAGCCATTTTGAGAGCGTCTCAACAAGCACATCAGCGGCAGCTTCAACGACGCCTCAGAGCACAGCAGCTACAACAGACTCACCCAGAAAACCCAACTACCTCCACCACCAACACTAGTACCGGTATGTCTTCCCAATCCCTTCACTCCCTGGTAGGTCTACCACCAGGAAGAGGGGCCACGGCCAAAGGCTTTGCCCACATCGAGGTGAACCTGGCTGGGCAGCAGGCAGCCCAGCTGGCCCAGCAGCACTGCGATGCGGCCGGGAGGAGAAAGAGCTACGTGTGCCGAGCCTGCGGTAAGGCCTTCACCGGTCAGTCCAACCTGGAGGCTCACCAGAGggtacacacaggggagaagccgttCAGGTGTGCCACCTGTGGGAAGATGTTCTCAGAGGCTGGCAACCTGAAGAAGCACCAGAGGGTCcatacaggggagaaaccctttgCCTGTAGCCACTGTGGGAAGTGCTTCGCCTGGATATGCAACCTCAAGACGCACCAGCAGTCagtctgtggagatgggggagAAGGGGTGTGA